A single Syngnathoides biaculeatus isolate LvHL_M chromosome 18, ASM1980259v1, whole genome shotgun sequence DNA region contains:
- the pcf11 gene encoding pre-mRNA cleavage complex 2 protein Pcf11 isoform X2: protein MDDIAAREDACQEYQSSLEDLTFNSKPHINMLTILAEENVNFAKDIVAIIEAQISKAPAVEKLPVLYLVDSIVKNVGGEYLAVFAKNLITSFICVFEKVDENTRKSLFKLRSTWDEVFPLKKLYALDVRVNSVDPAWPIKPLPPTVNASIHVNPKFLKQSEEAPSPRPTPSQPPPPPQVIQSSLNQEQLIRQQLLAKQKQLLELQQKKIELELEQTKAQLAGGFSLLMPTPVPPMPTPKPVGQPTPVVRQVITPQPQTEPKLPTRDPRLNRVPPPGPSKGKEHPAGKKEAPPTMVAPVIAPEKRASEKPRIPKKDDKPNIKSPLTKNIQSKSKLTEADQKSADNTKKEPQVKKRALDKAGEDKDDGQKEKKRSNDKRDESVRGTELPKAYRGRLQNGLVTKHERGASAEKVGGNARTHARKRSRSRSRSPASSPKRKDRRSPKSRTRSSSLSPSPSRKAGKPRRARGDETPHGKNARDDRLASKKNQVESRRSKTPADDRRSKSRDSPRSHDGGSNQAKDALPRWRSGWDENKHKPGDSQTKLGPQRHKSYNTPTRPTTPRTPKHRLSVDANLQIPEALNSASKKDLLRRASKSLESGEISQEDFLNMAHKIKNFFQYQEEKQQRPESWNTASSFPPKKTLLSAPPEPMDAAQLTYFEHKSKLKKTQVAHRSTGEGWEGSEECEGAGRAPHEQGERRTVDHEESRPPLAPMVEEYNHGKEFPALKSLPGLRFRRRADPRETSEREWNSPLTERQREEQKSGYDAPRRFIPSADSRHPDPRRLDGLPPSGAPVLRNCPSPSALETPIPMFERERLSPLHQQEMTDMSPVPRFESPNSVHSDDGPLPSVAPLAPQSILQGPMLGALLSNIHQTSNSPGHTPPHNGGPTTCRFDAPGHMAPSGPNPPGWYNEPSHFEGPQGRPPHHNMAERFNGPHIPQGPLICTDNMGNFDGPSVPQVVPRFDGPGPGHFDGPGPGHFDGPGPGHFDGPGPGHFDGPGPGHFDGPGPGHFDNSGPCFNNNQGPGPSSVGFQQQQLMPFENPALQLEGSVGPLCFEGPGQLGPRFDIPPQGPHFDGPPGQQGPPKFAPQLSIPMRPMPPPMYDNTLQPPQNFTMAPHLFPEPLNPQFHPGPMASNMQTNFNILPGPPFSHAGADAFFNSTVASINMQQPVNVLNLNQPYLPQNPAPFGQQAPQMPPAENHFSQVDVNDLLSKLISTGIIKGSQQDTTAPTNELPSSSAPEVPPPEEEEDEELEDDFPDLTNFKIDDMKQRYESVVTKLYSGNQCCLCSMRFTIAQTDLYADHLDWHFRQNHAGKVAGKKITHRRWYYGLMDWIEFEEIADLEERAKSLFFEKENEVEVRKSQAAAKEREFQSVKAAKDQVAELCEICQEPFETYWVEEEEDWFLKNAIRVDDKNFHPSCFEDYKNTSSYMDVTPSPNKVLSEHPLSVFMKAEEDEDSQSCDFPAPVKQEADCEDKGEHSVKIEEEDEALLTDVQSEEKRL, encoded by the exons ATGGACGACATCGCGGCGAGGGAAGATGCCTGCCAAGAGTATCAGTCCTCGCTGGAAGACCTGACGTTCAACAGCAAGCCGCACATCAACATGCTGACCATTCTGGCCGAGGAAAACGTCAACTTCGCCAAGGATATCGTCGCGATAATTGAAGCACAAATAAGCAAG GCCCCAGCAGTCGAGAAGCTTCCAGTTTTGTACTTAGTGGATTCCATAGTGAAGAATGTTGGAGGAGAGTACCTTGCAGTGTTTGCTAAAAACCTAATCACTTCATTTATATGTGTGTTTGAAAAG GTGGATGAGAACACTAGAAAGAGTTTGTTCAAGTTGCGATCAACATGGGACGAAGTGTTCCCTCTGAAGAAACTGTACGCGCTAGACGTACGAGTCAACTCTGTGGACCCGGCGTGGCCCATCAAGCCTCTGCCGCCAACAGTCAATGCCAGCATCCATGTCAAcccaaagtttttaaaacag TCTGAGGAGGCCCCATCTCCACGGCCTACCCCTTCACaaccgccaccgccgccgcagGTAATTCAGTCCAGCCTGAACCAAGAGCAGCTCATCCGACAGCAGCTGCTGGCCAAACAGAAGCAACTTCTTGAACTTCAGCAGAAGAAAATTGAACTGGAACTGGAGCAGACCAAAGCACAGCTG gcAGGAGGATTTTCCTTGCTAATGCCAACCCCAGTACCTCCCATGCCAACCCCGAAACCAGTCGGCCAGCCCACTCCCGTCGTCCGACAAGTGATTACTCCTCAGCCTCAGACTGAACCCAAGCTGCCCACTAGAGACCCGCGTCTAAACCGCGTTCCACCCCCAGGACCGTCTAAAGGCAAAGAGCACCCTGCTGGGAAAAAGGAAGCCCCTCCCACAATGGTAGCCCCTGTTATTGCACCAGAGAAACGGGCATCAGAGAAGCCCCGGATCCCGAAAAAGGATGACAAGCCCAACATTAAGTCTCCGTTGACTAAAAACATCCAGAGCAAAAGCAAGCTTACTGAGGCTGACCAGAAGTCTGCAGACAACACAAAGAAAGAACCCCAGGTGAAGAAGCGTGCCCTGGACAAGGCTGGAGAAGACAAAGATGATGggcaaaaagagaagaaaagaagcAATGACAAGCGAGATGAGTCGGTGCGGGGAACCGAGCTTCCAAAGGCCTACAGAGGAAGATTGCAGAACGGCTTGGTGACCAAACATGAGCGCGGCGCATCTGCCGAGAAAGTCGGCGGCAACGCCCGGACGCATGCTAGGAAACGCTCTCGCTCCAGATCGCGGTCTCCTGCGTCCTCTCCAAAGAGGAAAGACAGGAGGTCGCCCAAGAGCAGAACCAGGAGCTCCTCCCTGTCACCATCCCCATCGCGCAAGGCGGGGAAACCCCGGCGGGCCAGGGGTGATGAAACGCCCCACGGTAAGAACGCGCGGGATGACCGGCTGGCATCAAAGAAGAACCAAGTAGAGAGCAGGCGCTCAAAGACGCCAGCAGATGACCGCCGATCCAAGTCCAGAGATTCTCCACGGAGCCACGACGGAGGGAGCAACCAGGCCAAAGATGCTCTTCCCCGCtggagaagtggctgggatgagaacaAACA TAAACCAGGAGACTCTCAAACAAAGCTAGGACCCCAGAGGCATAAATCCTACAACACACCAACACGTCCCACCACCCCGCGTACCCCAAAACATCGACTAAGTGTGGATGCCAACCTCCAGATACCTGAAGCTCTGAACTCTGCATCCAAGAAAGACCTGCTCAGAAGG gcGAGCAAGAGCCTGGAGAGTGGTGAGATTTCGCAGGAGGACTTCCTGAACATGGCCCACAAGATCAAGAACTTCTTCCAGTATCAGGAGGAGAAGCAACAGCGCCCAGAGAGTTGGAACACTGCTTCCAGTTTCCCTCCAAAGAAGACGTTGCTGTCCGCGCCTCCTGAGCCCATGGACGCGGCTCAATTGACCTACTTTGAGCACAAGTCCAAGCTGAAGAAGACACAAGTGGCACACCGTTCCACCGGAGAAGGCTGGGAAGGTTCGGAAGAATGTGAGGGGGCAGGCCGGGCGCCACATGAGCAGG GTGAGAGGAGAACCGTAGACCATGAGGAATCCAGACCTCCGCTCGCCCCCATGGTAGAGGAGTACAACCATGGAAAAGAGTTCCCTGCACTGAAATCTTTGCCAGGCCTTCGCTTCAGGAGGAGGGCTGACCCAAGAGAGACTA GTGAGAGAGAATGGAACTCCCCCTTGACTGAGCGTCAACGTGAGGAGCAGAAAAGCGGCTACGATGCTCCGCGGCGGTTCATCCCATCGGCAGACTCGAGACATCCTGACCCTCGGCGTCTGGACGGACTCCCCCCCTCCGGCGCCCCAGTTCTCAGGAACTGTCCGAGCCCATCTGCTTTGGAAACTCCCATCCCCATGTTTGAGCGTGAACGACTATCGCCCCTCCACCAGCAGGAAATGACTGACATGAGCCCCGTTCCGCGATTCGAGAGCCCCAACAGCGTACACTCAGATGATGGGCCACTCCCATCTGTCGCACCTCTTGCTCCTCAATCCATCCTCCAAGGGCCCATGCTTGGGGCACTATTGTCTAATATTCATCAGACAAGTAATTCCCCAGGACACACTCCTCCGCACAACGGAGGGCCCACAACGTGCCGGTTTGACGCTCCGGGACACATGGCCCCGTCTGGGCCAAACCCTCCAGGCTGGTATAATGAGCCGTCCCACTTTGAGGGTCCTCAAGGCAGACCCCCTCATCACAACATGGCAGAGAGGTTTAATGGACCACACATTCCTCAGGGGCCATTGATATGCACAGACAATATGGGTAATTTTGACGGTCCTTCCGTCCCACAAGTTGTCCCAAGGTTTGACGGACCGGGTCCTGGGCACTTTGACGGACCGGGTCCTGGGCACTTTGACGGACCGGGTCCTGGGCACTTTGACGGACCGGGTCCTGGGCACTTTGACGGACCGGGTCCTGGCCACTTTGACGGACCGGGTCCTGGCCACTTTGACAACTCAGGCCCGTGCTTTAACAACAACCAGGGGCCCGGTCCTTCATCAGTTGGTTTCCAGCAGCAGCAACTAATGCCCTTTGAGAATCCTGCATTGCAGTTGGAAGGGTCTGTTGGTCCACTATGTTTTGAGGGGCCTGGCCAGCTGGGACCCCGATTTGATATACCTCCTCAGGGTCCACACTTTGATGGCCCACCTGGTCAGCAGGGTCCCCCCAAGTTTGCGCCTCAACTCAGCATACCCATGCGACCAATGCCCCCTCCTATGTACGACAACACCCTTCAACCACCGCAAAACTTCACTATGGCCCCACACCTTTTCCCGGAGCCACTCAACCCTCAATTCCACCCGGGGCCGATGGCGTCAAACATGCAGACCAACTTCAACATCCTGCCCGGTCCTCCATTCAGCCACGCGGGTGCCGACGCCTTCTTCAACAGCACAGTGGCTTCCATCAACATGCAGCAGCCG GTCAACGTTTTGAACTTGAACCAACCATATCTGCCTCAGAACCCAGCGCCTTTTGGACAGCAAG CGCCCCAAATGCCCCCCGCAGAAAACCACTTCAGTCAGGTTGACGTGAACGACTTGCTCTCCAAACTCATCTCCACTGGCATCATAAAAGGGTCCCAGCAGGACACGACAGCCCCCACCAACG AGTTGCCCTCTTCATCGGCACCAGAGGTACCTCCtccagaggaggaagaagacgaggagTTGGAGGACGATTTCCCCGACCTCACCAACTTCAAGATTGATGACATGAAAca ACGTTATGAGAGTGTGGTGACCAAGCTGTATTCGGGGAACCAGTGCTGCCTTTGCAGCATGAGGTTCACCATTGCGCAGACAGACCTGTACGCCGACCACCTGGATTGGCACTTCAGGCAGAACCATGCCGGCAAGGTAGCTGGCAAAAAGATAACGCACCGCCGCTGGTATTACGGCCTTATG GATTGGATCGAGTTTGAAGAAATCGCCGACCTGGAGGAGCGAGCCAAGAGCCTCTTCTTTGAGAAGGAGAATGAGGTGGAGGTTCGGAAGAGCCAGGCGGCGGCCAAAGAAAGGGAGTTTCAGAGCGTCAAGGCTGCCAAAGACCAAGTCGCAGAG TTGTGCGAAATCTGCCAGGAACCGTTCGAGACGTACTgggtggaggaagaggaggactgGTTCCTCAAGAATGCCATCAGGGTTGATGATAAG aacttccatccttcctgttTTGAGGATTATAAAAAT ACATCATCATACATGGACGTCACGCCATCGCCCAACAAGGTGCTGAGCGAACATCCGCTGAGTGTCTTCATGAAGGCCGAGGAAGATGAGGATTCTCAATCCTGTGACTTCCCCGCCCCAGTCAAGCAGGAAGCTGATTGCGAGGACAAAGGCGAGCATTCGGTGAAGAttgaggaagaggatgaggCACTTTTAACAGATGTGCAATCAGAAGAGAAGAGACTATGA
- the pcf11 gene encoding pre-mRNA cleavage complex 2 protein Pcf11 isoform X1, with product MDCLLLNASAGNKLGVGLPCSKMDDIAAREDACQEYQSSLEDLTFNSKPHINMLTILAEENVNFAKDIVAIIEAQISKAPAVEKLPVLYLVDSIVKNVGGEYLAVFAKNLITSFICVFEKVDENTRKSLFKLRSTWDEVFPLKKLYALDVRVNSVDPAWPIKPLPPTVNASIHVNPKFLKQSEEAPSPRPTPSQPPPPPQVIQSSLNQEQLIRQQLLAKQKQLLELQQKKIELELEQTKAQLAGGFSLLMPTPVPPMPTPKPVGQPTPVVRQVITPQPQTEPKLPTRDPRLNRVPPPGPSKGKEHPAGKKEAPPTMVAPVIAPEKRASEKPRIPKKDDKPNIKSPLTKNIQSKSKLTEADQKSADNTKKEPQVKKRALDKAGEDKDDGQKEKKRSNDKRDESVRGTELPKAYRGRLQNGLVTKHERGASAEKVGGNARTHARKRSRSRSRSPASSPKRKDRRSPKSRTRSSSLSPSPSRKAGKPRRARGDETPHGKNARDDRLASKKNQVESRRSKTPADDRRSKSRDSPRSHDGGSNQAKDALPRWRSGWDENKHKPGDSQTKLGPQRHKSYNTPTRPTTPRTPKHRLSVDANLQIPEALNSASKKDLLRRASKSLESGEISQEDFLNMAHKIKNFFQYQEEKQQRPESWNTASSFPPKKTLLSAPPEPMDAAQLTYFEHKSKLKKTQVAHRSTGEGWEGSEECEGAGRAPHEQGERRTVDHEESRPPLAPMVEEYNHGKEFPALKSLPGLRFRRRADPRETSEREWNSPLTERQREEQKSGYDAPRRFIPSADSRHPDPRRLDGLPPSGAPVLRNCPSPSALETPIPMFERERLSPLHQQEMTDMSPVPRFESPNSVHSDDGPLPSVAPLAPQSILQGPMLGALLSNIHQTSNSPGHTPPHNGGPTTCRFDAPGHMAPSGPNPPGWYNEPSHFEGPQGRPPHHNMAERFNGPHIPQGPLICTDNMGNFDGPSVPQVVPRFDGPGPGHFDGPGPGHFDGPGPGHFDGPGPGHFDGPGPGHFDGPGPGHFDNSGPCFNNNQGPGPSSVGFQQQQLMPFENPALQLEGSVGPLCFEGPGQLGPRFDIPPQGPHFDGPPGQQGPPKFAPQLSIPMRPMPPPMYDNTLQPPQNFTMAPHLFPEPLNPQFHPGPMASNMQTNFNILPGPPFSHAGADAFFNSTVASINMQQPVNVLNLNQPYLPQNPAPFGQQAPQMPPAENHFSQVDVNDLLSKLISTGIIKGSQQDTTAPTNELPSSSAPEVPPPEEEEDEELEDDFPDLTNFKIDDMKQRYESVVTKLYSGNQCCLCSMRFTIAQTDLYADHLDWHFRQNHAGKVAGKKITHRRWYYGLMDWIEFEEIADLEERAKSLFFEKENEVEVRKSQAAAKEREFQSVKAAKDQVAELCEICQEPFETYWVEEEEDWFLKNAIRVDDKNFHPSCFEDYKNTSSYMDVTPSPNKVLSEHPLSVFMKAEEDEDSQSCDFPAPVKQEADCEDKGEHSVKIEEEDEALLTDVQSEEKRL from the exons ATGGACTGCCTTCTGCTCAATGCATCCGCTGGCAACAAATTGGGTGTAGGTTTGCCCTGCTCGAAGATGGACGACATCGCGGCGAGGGAAGATGCCTGCCAAGAGTATCAGTCCTCGCTGGAAGACCTGACGTTCAACAGCAAGCCGCACATCAACATGCTGACCATTCTGGCCGAGGAAAACGTCAACTTCGCCAAGGATATCGTCGCGATAATTGAAGCACAAATAAGCAAG GCCCCAGCAGTCGAGAAGCTTCCAGTTTTGTACTTAGTGGATTCCATAGTGAAGAATGTTGGAGGAGAGTACCTTGCAGTGTTTGCTAAAAACCTAATCACTTCATTTATATGTGTGTTTGAAAAG GTGGATGAGAACACTAGAAAGAGTTTGTTCAAGTTGCGATCAACATGGGACGAAGTGTTCCCTCTGAAGAAACTGTACGCGCTAGACGTACGAGTCAACTCTGTGGACCCGGCGTGGCCCATCAAGCCTCTGCCGCCAACAGTCAATGCCAGCATCCATGTCAAcccaaagtttttaaaacag TCTGAGGAGGCCCCATCTCCACGGCCTACCCCTTCACaaccgccaccgccgccgcagGTAATTCAGTCCAGCCTGAACCAAGAGCAGCTCATCCGACAGCAGCTGCTGGCCAAACAGAAGCAACTTCTTGAACTTCAGCAGAAGAAAATTGAACTGGAACTGGAGCAGACCAAAGCACAGCTG gcAGGAGGATTTTCCTTGCTAATGCCAACCCCAGTACCTCCCATGCCAACCCCGAAACCAGTCGGCCAGCCCACTCCCGTCGTCCGACAAGTGATTACTCCTCAGCCTCAGACTGAACCCAAGCTGCCCACTAGAGACCCGCGTCTAAACCGCGTTCCACCCCCAGGACCGTCTAAAGGCAAAGAGCACCCTGCTGGGAAAAAGGAAGCCCCTCCCACAATGGTAGCCCCTGTTATTGCACCAGAGAAACGGGCATCAGAGAAGCCCCGGATCCCGAAAAAGGATGACAAGCCCAACATTAAGTCTCCGTTGACTAAAAACATCCAGAGCAAAAGCAAGCTTACTGAGGCTGACCAGAAGTCTGCAGACAACACAAAGAAAGAACCCCAGGTGAAGAAGCGTGCCCTGGACAAGGCTGGAGAAGACAAAGATGATGggcaaaaagagaagaaaagaagcAATGACAAGCGAGATGAGTCGGTGCGGGGAACCGAGCTTCCAAAGGCCTACAGAGGAAGATTGCAGAACGGCTTGGTGACCAAACATGAGCGCGGCGCATCTGCCGAGAAAGTCGGCGGCAACGCCCGGACGCATGCTAGGAAACGCTCTCGCTCCAGATCGCGGTCTCCTGCGTCCTCTCCAAAGAGGAAAGACAGGAGGTCGCCCAAGAGCAGAACCAGGAGCTCCTCCCTGTCACCATCCCCATCGCGCAAGGCGGGGAAACCCCGGCGGGCCAGGGGTGATGAAACGCCCCACGGTAAGAACGCGCGGGATGACCGGCTGGCATCAAAGAAGAACCAAGTAGAGAGCAGGCGCTCAAAGACGCCAGCAGATGACCGCCGATCCAAGTCCAGAGATTCTCCACGGAGCCACGACGGAGGGAGCAACCAGGCCAAAGATGCTCTTCCCCGCtggagaagtggctgggatgagaacaAACA TAAACCAGGAGACTCTCAAACAAAGCTAGGACCCCAGAGGCATAAATCCTACAACACACCAACACGTCCCACCACCCCGCGTACCCCAAAACATCGACTAAGTGTGGATGCCAACCTCCAGATACCTGAAGCTCTGAACTCTGCATCCAAGAAAGACCTGCTCAGAAGG gcGAGCAAGAGCCTGGAGAGTGGTGAGATTTCGCAGGAGGACTTCCTGAACATGGCCCACAAGATCAAGAACTTCTTCCAGTATCAGGAGGAGAAGCAACAGCGCCCAGAGAGTTGGAACACTGCTTCCAGTTTCCCTCCAAAGAAGACGTTGCTGTCCGCGCCTCCTGAGCCCATGGACGCGGCTCAATTGACCTACTTTGAGCACAAGTCCAAGCTGAAGAAGACACAAGTGGCACACCGTTCCACCGGAGAAGGCTGGGAAGGTTCGGAAGAATGTGAGGGGGCAGGCCGGGCGCCACATGAGCAGG GTGAGAGGAGAACCGTAGACCATGAGGAATCCAGACCTCCGCTCGCCCCCATGGTAGAGGAGTACAACCATGGAAAAGAGTTCCCTGCACTGAAATCTTTGCCAGGCCTTCGCTTCAGGAGGAGGGCTGACCCAAGAGAGACTA GTGAGAGAGAATGGAACTCCCCCTTGACTGAGCGTCAACGTGAGGAGCAGAAAAGCGGCTACGATGCTCCGCGGCGGTTCATCCCATCGGCAGACTCGAGACATCCTGACCCTCGGCGTCTGGACGGACTCCCCCCCTCCGGCGCCCCAGTTCTCAGGAACTGTCCGAGCCCATCTGCTTTGGAAACTCCCATCCCCATGTTTGAGCGTGAACGACTATCGCCCCTCCACCAGCAGGAAATGACTGACATGAGCCCCGTTCCGCGATTCGAGAGCCCCAACAGCGTACACTCAGATGATGGGCCACTCCCATCTGTCGCACCTCTTGCTCCTCAATCCATCCTCCAAGGGCCCATGCTTGGGGCACTATTGTCTAATATTCATCAGACAAGTAATTCCCCAGGACACACTCCTCCGCACAACGGAGGGCCCACAACGTGCCGGTTTGACGCTCCGGGACACATGGCCCCGTCTGGGCCAAACCCTCCAGGCTGGTATAATGAGCCGTCCCACTTTGAGGGTCCTCAAGGCAGACCCCCTCATCACAACATGGCAGAGAGGTTTAATGGACCACACATTCCTCAGGGGCCATTGATATGCACAGACAATATGGGTAATTTTGACGGTCCTTCCGTCCCACAAGTTGTCCCAAGGTTTGACGGACCGGGTCCTGGGCACTTTGACGGACCGGGTCCTGGGCACTTTGACGGACCGGGTCCTGGGCACTTTGACGGACCGGGTCCTGGGCACTTTGACGGACCGGGTCCTGGCCACTTTGACGGACCGGGTCCTGGCCACTTTGACAACTCAGGCCCGTGCTTTAACAACAACCAGGGGCCCGGTCCTTCATCAGTTGGTTTCCAGCAGCAGCAACTAATGCCCTTTGAGAATCCTGCATTGCAGTTGGAAGGGTCTGTTGGTCCACTATGTTTTGAGGGGCCTGGCCAGCTGGGACCCCGATTTGATATACCTCCTCAGGGTCCACACTTTGATGGCCCACCTGGTCAGCAGGGTCCCCCCAAGTTTGCGCCTCAACTCAGCATACCCATGCGACCAATGCCCCCTCCTATGTACGACAACACCCTTCAACCACCGCAAAACTTCACTATGGCCCCACACCTTTTCCCGGAGCCACTCAACCCTCAATTCCACCCGGGGCCGATGGCGTCAAACATGCAGACCAACTTCAACATCCTGCCCGGTCCTCCATTCAGCCACGCGGGTGCCGACGCCTTCTTCAACAGCACAGTGGCTTCCATCAACATGCAGCAGCCG GTCAACGTTTTGAACTTGAACCAACCATATCTGCCTCAGAACCCAGCGCCTTTTGGACAGCAAG CGCCCCAAATGCCCCCCGCAGAAAACCACTTCAGTCAGGTTGACGTGAACGACTTGCTCTCCAAACTCATCTCCACTGGCATCATAAAAGGGTCCCAGCAGGACACGACAGCCCCCACCAACG AGTTGCCCTCTTCATCGGCACCAGAGGTACCTCCtccagaggaggaagaagacgaggagTTGGAGGACGATTTCCCCGACCTCACCAACTTCAAGATTGATGACATGAAAca ACGTTATGAGAGTGTGGTGACCAAGCTGTATTCGGGGAACCAGTGCTGCCTTTGCAGCATGAGGTTCACCATTGCGCAGACAGACCTGTACGCCGACCACCTGGATTGGCACTTCAGGCAGAACCATGCCGGCAAGGTAGCTGGCAAAAAGATAACGCACCGCCGCTGGTATTACGGCCTTATG GATTGGATCGAGTTTGAAGAAATCGCCGACCTGGAGGAGCGAGCCAAGAGCCTCTTCTTTGAGAAGGAGAATGAGGTGGAGGTTCGGAAGAGCCAGGCGGCGGCCAAAGAAAGGGAGTTTCAGAGCGTCAAGGCTGCCAAAGACCAAGTCGCAGAG TTGTGCGAAATCTGCCAGGAACCGTTCGAGACGTACTgggtggaggaagaggaggactgGTTCCTCAAGAATGCCATCAGGGTTGATGATAAG aacttccatccttcctgttTTGAGGATTATAAAAAT ACATCATCATACATGGACGTCACGCCATCGCCCAACAAGGTGCTGAGCGAACATCCGCTGAGTGTCTTCATGAAGGCCGAGGAAGATGAGGATTCTCAATCCTGTGACTTCCCCGCCCCAGTCAAGCAGGAAGCTGATTGCGAGGACAAAGGCGAGCATTCGGTGAAGAttgaggaagaggatgaggCACTTTTAACAGATGTGCAATCAGAAGAGAAGAGACTATGA